The Pan paniscus chromosome 1, NHGRI_mPanPan1-v2.0_pri, whole genome shotgun sequence genome has a segment encoding these proteins:
- the LOC129397748 gene encoding NADH dehydrogenase [ubiquinone] iron-sulfur protein 5-like, producing MPFLDVQKRFGLNTDGWLTIQSAEQPYKIPARHHPFEKEWRECAHGIGGIWGEKECRIEYDYFIECILWQKMMICVSIIRKQWNKLIKEGKYTPPPHHVGKGEPRPLSRVPQCWDYRMFSYTPFANCLSLDLDAGTQAVVDIASAPLCLALFVVLWSMAHSISHCPTAG from the exons ATGCCTTTCTTGGACGTGCAGAAAAGGTTTGGCCTTAACACAGATGGGTGGTTGACAATCCAAAGTGCTGAACAGCCCTACAAGATTCCTGCTCGACACCATCCTTTTGAAAAAGAATGGAGAGAATGTGCACATGGAATTGGTGGTATTTGGGGAGAGAAAGAGTGCAGAATAGAATATGACTATTTCATAGAGTGTATACTTTGGCAGAAAATGATGATATGTGTGAGTATCATCAGGAAGCAGTGGAATAAGCTGATAAAGGAAGGGAAGTACACCCCTCCACCTCACCACGTGGGCAAGGGGGAGCCTCGGCCCCTGAGCAGagtcccacagtgctgggactacag AATGTTTTCCTATACACCCTTTGCCAACTGCCTTTCCTTAGACTTAGATGCCGGGACACAGGCTGTGGTAGACATTGCTAGTGCTCCCCTGTGTTTGGCCCTCTTTGTTGTCCTTTGGAGCATGGCACACTCCATCTCCCACTGCCCCACAGCTGGGTAG